Sequence from the Pseudoalteromonas rubra genome:
TATTTAAACGTCTCAGAACGCTCGATCACTTCAACCTGATAACCATCAGGGTCGGCAACAAAGAAAAAACGTGCCACCAGAGTATCGCCATTGTAAAACGACTTCATCTCCTTAGGCTGGTAGCCTAGCGCCTCTGCCTTTGCATGCACAGGTGATAAGTCATCCACGACAACCGCAATGTGACCATAGCCATTGCCTAATTCATATGGCTGCTGTGTATCATGATTCCAGGTCAGCTCCAGTTCAAACTCCGCTTCTTCATTACCCAGGTAAACCAGACTAAAGTGTTCAAACTCAATACGCCTGCGCTCGCCGAGTGCCAGTACATCATGATAAAATGCCAAAGATTTTTGCAGATCCATTACCCGAACCATGCTGTGAATGAGTTTTGCCATCAAGGAGTCCTCTATGTGTGAATTGTATGCCGCGGCCAATCCCGCCAGCTATGAAGTAATACGCCGCTCAATGCGGATTCAAGGGGCTGTGACCAGCCTCGCACTAGAGCGTCGGATCTGGGATCTGTTACAGGAGATCGCCACCAAAGAGCAGCTCAGTGTGGCCGAATTTGTTTCCACCCTCTATCAGGAAGTACTGGTGCGCCAGGGGGAAGTAAAAAACCTGGCTTCTCTGTTGCGGATCACCTGTTTGACTTACTTATCCGATCTTACGTCTGATCGCCGTTAAAGGGGTAGTATCTGGTTACTACATTGATATTAGACTTTTGCTTATTGGCAAAAGCCGATACACTGATCTCGATTCATTCTTAGTAATCCTTTGAATTGTGTGAACTATTTAGGCACAAGGTATAGCACACTCATATGAAATCTCATTTAGGCCGACGCGCATTTTCCAACATGGAGCTGTACACCCTGTTCAACGGCTACATTTATGGTGATGAAAAGCAAAAGCGTGAGCAGCCAAAACACTGGCACTTCTGGTTGCCTGTGCTGGCATACTATACCGGTGCCTACAGTGACGAAATTGGCAACCTGACGCTCTCTGATATCAGTAAACAAGACCAGGTTCATGGTTTCACATTCCATACGCACGGTAAATTACAGGCCCGCTTTGTGCCAATCCACCCAGCTCTGTGGCATGCCGGATTACAAGATTACCTGCACTTTGTAGAACAACAAGGCCAGACCCGGCTGATGTTTGATTTGCCAGCCAAGTCGGGCCGCTTCAGTGAGAAAGTCAGGATCTGGTTTTCCGGAGAAGGCGAGCGTCTTGGCTATTTGCAAAAGTGCGGTCTGCCCAATGTGGATCAGCAAGGCATGAAAACTGCCATCAGCAGCCTGAGATTGAACTTTGAGCAGCAAATACACATATCAGCCATTCAGCAGGGCAACAAAGCCGCTATGCTCTATTTGCTAGGTCTAAAACAGGAAGGTCAGATCCTCACCCAGCCCAAGGCACATCAGCTCAAACAAGTGCTTACCCAAGTAAGAGTCATTAATCCCAACATTCACTGGCAACGCTTTACAGAGCGTCATGGACAATAATAGGGCAAGCGCTGTGCGATTAGCCTGAACTGAATACCAGGCACAAAAAACCCGACGTTATGTCGGGCTGTCATATCATAAAAGGTAAGGTTACAGTGCCTTTACAAACTCACTGAAGTCTTTGCCTAGTTTTTCATCACGCATTGCGTATTCAACGATGGCTTTCAGATAACCCAACTTATCACCGCAGTCATGTGCCCGGCCACTCATGTGAAACGCTTCAACAGTTTCACTTTCCATCAGCATATCAATCGCGTCAGTCAACTGGATCTCGCCTCCTGCTCCCAAAGGTGTGCGTTCCAGCAGAGGCCAGATATTACGTGATAAAACATAACGACCAACAACGGCTAAGTTGGAAGGCGCTTTATCAACAGGCGGCTTTTCGACCATATGATTGATTGGTGCACTCTCACCTGGTGAAAGTTCAACGCCCTGGATGTCCGCAATGCCATATTTATTCACGTCTTGCTGTGGTACCGGTTCAAGCATGATCTGACTTAGCTTAGTATCTGAGAAGCGCTGAACCATGGCTGCCAGATTTTCTTTGCTTTGATCTGCCGTATATTCATCCAGAATCACATCAGGCAAAACAACCACAAAATCATCATCACCAACAATAGGCTTTGCGCACAATACCGCATGACCAAGCCCTTTTGCCTCGCCCTGTCTCACATGCATGATAGTAACACCTTCCGGACAAATTGAACGGACCTCTTCAAGCAAAGTACGCTTAACCCGCATTTCCAGTGTCGCTTCCAGTTCAAAACTGGTATCAAAGTGGTTCTCAATCGCATTCTTCGAAGAGTGAGTAACCAGTACAATTTCCGAAATGCCTGCAGCTGCACACTCTTTTACGATGTATTGAATGAGAGGTTTATCGACAACAGGCAACATCTCCTTGGGGATAGCCTTCGTCATAGGTAACATGCGCGTACCAAGTCCTGCGACAGGTATTACTGCTTTCATAGATCATCCATTATTGCATTGAGATGGCGGAATATTTTCCCACCATTAATAAGTAACCACGTGACAGACTATTTTAATATAATACGCTGTTAGTGCAAGTTTAGTCATATCCCTTTCATACTTGCACCAACAAAAAATGCCCGCTCACTAACAGTGTCGGGCATTTTCAAATACTTTAATATTATCAGACGCTAAGTCCGATAGAATTCTTACAGACCAGCACGCTTTTTAATGGCTGCGATCAAAGCTGAACCACCATGGCCGTTGCTCTCAGCCCAGGCGATGTCAGCGCCATCAGATAATGCGCTTTTAGGTAAGCTTTTGACGATAAACTCGCCCGCATCTACCGCATTGTTAGCGATTGCATGACGTAGCATGTTGTTACCATTACACTGAACTGAATCGTATACGTTACGGATTTTAACCCGTGAGCTCTTTAGCGTGCTGCGGATACGTCTTTTGTCGTCAGCCGCAATATATTCACACAAAGACACTGCTAACTGATCGTTTGCTTTGCTCGCAAAACTTACGGTTAATGCCGAAACGCCAAGACTCACACCAATAACTAAAGGAATTACTTTCATCACCAATCACCTAGTACTTTTTTCGTAAGAACAAACGCTCAATATTGTATCAACCAATACAATTGTTAGCAACAAAGTTATATTCCTTTATTTAGAGTTACGAACTTATAACTATACAAATTTTTCTCATCTGCTTCATATGCTTCGCTTGCGATTTCTTGCCACTCACCGGCCTGAGTGTAGTCAGGAAAGCGCGTGTCGCCAGAAACTTCCAAGTCGATGTATGTTAAATAAAGCCGATTACTTAAGGGTAGAAACTGTTCATAAATATTTCCACCTCCAATGATCATAACTTCCTCACACCCGTCAACCAAAGCCAAAGCATCTTGTGGTGATGAAACGACCTCAATGCCTTCAGCACAGTAATTTTGGTTTCGACTAATTACAATGTTTCGTCTGCCAGGCAGAGGACGACCAATAGATTCGAATGTTTTGCGCCCCATAACCACAGGTTTATTCAAGGTGACGGCTTTAAAATGTTTCAAGTCAGCCGGTAGATGCCAGGGCATAGCGTTATCATCGCCAATGATACGTCCATTTGCCATCGCTGCAATCATTGATATTATCACAATACACTCCACTCATACTTTTATACTAAAAAAGGGCCAAAGGCCCTTTTTGTACCAACCCGCTTAGTCAGACACTAATGCGGATTGCGCTTATCTTTCGTAGACGACTTCTACGTCGTAGTCATCTTCGTCCCAGTCATCCCAGTCATCATCGTTATCCTGAGTTGCCTGGCGGTGATAAGTATCCCACTTAAACTCGACTTCTTCTTGCTCCTGCTCTTCGAACTTATCGCGTGGCATGCTATCCAGCAGACCCTGAATGTCGTAACATAACTGCTGTGTATTAAACTTATTGGCAGCGGAGATACGGTACACATGTTCAGCATCCAGCTCTTCGGCAATACGCTGACAAACCTCTTCTAATTCATCCTCTGCAAGCAGGTCGATTTTATTCAGCACCAACCACCGCGGCTTGTTAGCCAGCTTAGGGCTGTACTGATGCAGCTCATTAATGATTGCAAACGCGTTATCAACTGGGTCTGTGCCATCGACTGGCATGACGTCGACAACGTGCAGCAACACACGGCAACGCTCCAGGTGCTTCAGGAAGCGGATCCCCAGGCCAGCACCATCTGATGCGCCTTCAATCAAACCCGGAATGTCGGCAATCACGAACGATTTGTTTGCTTCTGCACGTACCACCCCCAGGTTAGGCACTAAAGTCGTGAATGGGTAATCTGCCACTTTAGGCTTTGCCGCCGACACACTGCGAATAAAGGTTGATTTACCTGCATTGGGCAAACCTAGCAACCCAACATCGGCCAGCAGCATCAGCTCCAGCTTCAGATTGCGCACCTCGCCAGGCGTTCCCAGTGTTTTTTGTCTTGGCGCACGGTTTGTGCTCGATTTAAAGCGTGTGTTACCTAAACCATGATAACCGCCTTTAGCGACCAGTAGTTTTTGTCCATGCTTAGTCAAGTCACCCAGACATTCCTGCGTATCAACGTCAGTCACGCGCGTCCCTTCGGGTACTTTCAGGATTAAGTCGGTGCCCTTTTTACCCGTCATATTACGGCCATGACCATTGGTGCCTCGCTCAGCACGATGGAAACGCTCAAACTGATAATCGATCAGGGTATTAAGGTTTTCGTCTGCTTCAAGATAAACGCTACCTCCGTCTCCGCCGTCGCCCCCATCAGGGCCACCGTCGGGTACAAATTTTTCGCGGCGAAATGAAACGACACCGCTTCCACCGTCTCCGGCTTCCGCGCGGATCTCTACTTCATCGACAAACTTCATGGTTACTCTCTTACTGGTTGTTCAGCACCTGCTATTATAGCAAGTTCATAGCGGCTTGATCAGCATGGGCAAATGCCTAACTACCGGTCTGTGGCGCGTATTTGACAGGAATAAGGTTAGAGCAAAATTCAGGCTCTGCTCTATAAAAACAAAAAACCCCGCCTAAGCGGGGTTTTTCAGTATTCTTTTTACCGATTACTCAGCAATGATGCTAACGTATTTACGGTTTAAAGGACCTTTCTGCTCAAAAACAACTTTACCGTCTGCTTTTGCGAAGATTGTGTGGTCTTTACCGATACCTGCGTTAGTACCAGCGTGGAACTTAGTACCACGTTGACGAACAATGATGTTACCCGCTAGTACAGATTCACCACCGAAACGCTTAACACCTAAGCGTTTACTTTCTGAATCGCGACCGTTACGAGTACTACCAGCTGCCTTCTTATGTGCCATCTTTCTGTACCTCTAAATTAAGCGCTAATGCCAGTGATTTTAACTTCAGTGAACCACTGACGGTGGCCCATCTGCTTACGAGAATGCTTACGACGTCTAAATTTAACGATCTTAATTTTCTCGCCACGACCGTGAGATACAACTTCAGCTGTAATCTTACCACCGTTTACGAACGGCGCACCGATCTCGATTTTTTCACCATCAGCTACAAGAAGTACTGAATCAAATTCAATTGATGCACCAGTCTCAACGTCTAGTTTCTCTAGACGAATTGTTTGACCTTCAGTCACACGGTGCTGTTTACCACCACTTTGGAAAACCGCGTACATAATTAACTCCGTCTGTGCGCCCTCAAATCGACGCAACTTAATATTCTTCAATAGGGCGCGAAGTTTACGCTAATGTGCTACTTCGCGCAAGCCCTAGATCGCAAATAAATGAATAAAAAATAGCTAACTTGAGGGCGTAATAATATTTTCATTTATTCTAACGAATAGGTGTGATAAGCCAAGCTCTTTTTTTGCTTTTCAACACTGGAATTCTGATCAGAAACAGCCTGCAAGTGCAAAAAACATACAAAAGCACTGATTTTTTAACCTCTATTACGGCAAGTTATCGAGTCACGGTGAATTTTAATGTACACTTGCGGCTCGAACATCCCTGAATGAGGCTTTAGCTCGGAGCGTTATGGATATCAAAGCGATCCAGAGATTGATTGAGCAAGACATGCTTGCCGTTAATCGACTTATCAGCGACCAAATGCAATCTGACGTCGCACTGGTTAATCAACTTGGCTTATATATAGTCAATAGTGGTGGCAAACGTATCCGCCCTATGCTGGCTCTTTTGGTGGCCAAAGCACTGGGGTATCAGGGCGATAAGCACATTACACTGGCGACCATCATAGAATTTATCCACACCGCAACCTTGCTGCATGATGATGTGGTTGACGAGTCTGCTCTGCGTCGTGGTGAACCAACTGCCAACGCTGAATTTGGTAATGCCGCAAGTGTTTTGGTTGGTGACTTTATATACACGCGTTCATTTCAGTTGATGGTCGGACTGGAAAATATGGAAGTGATGCAGATCCTCGCTGATGCAACCAACGTGATTGCTGAAGGTGAAGTATTACAGCTGATGAACTGTAATGATCCGGATACAACTGAACAAAGCTACATGCAGGTGATTTACAGTAAAACAGCCAAATTATTCGAAGCGGCAACTATGCTGCCGGCTGTTGTATTAGATCAATCAGCAGAGACCAAAGAAGCACTTAAATTGTATGGCATGCACTTAGGCACTGCTTTTCAACTCGTAGACGATGTCCTCGACTACAGTGCCAACGCTGAGCAGCTTGGTAAAAACATCGGTGATGACTTGGCCGAAGGCAAGCCAACACTGCCGTTAATTTATGCAATGCGCCACGGCAGTGAAGCCCAGGTTGCACAGATCCGCGATGCCATTGCCAATGGTAACGGGCTCGATAACCTGACGGAGATTCTGGCCACGCTTGAGCAAACAGAAGCGCTGGAGCATACCATGGAACGCGCAAGAACAGAGTCGCAAAAAGCCATTGAACAACTCAGCGTTCTGGCCGAATCAGAGCATAAAACGGCCCTGATTTCATTGGCAAAACTCGCTGTTGAACGCAGCTACTAAGGCGATAATGAGACATTAAAAAAGGCTGCCGGGCAGCCTTTTTTAATCAACTAGGTTATGCGTCTTTTGGACGGTAACCTTCGATTTCAACATCTTTACCTTCAAACAAAAAACCTACCATTTGCTCTTCCAGTTGTTGACGATGTTCAGGATCCATCATATTCAAGTGCTTTTCGTTGATCAGCATAGTCTGCTTATGCTGCCACTGCTGCCACGCTTCTTTACTGATGTTATTGAAGATGCGTTCGCCAACTTCTCCAGGATAAAGTTGAAAATCTAACCCTGGAGCTTCTTTTTGTAACTTTTGACAAAATACGGTACGTGCCATCTCTTTACCCTTTATACATTTGTTGTAGCTAAGTTTACCCCATTGCCTTTAAGACTTTAACCAACTTTTTAGTCGGTGCTGCTAAACCCACTTCAGCAGGCTGTGCCAACTCATACCACAAGAGCGGATTATCGTGGACACAATCCGGCGTTGTATCTAATTCGACAACCACAGGCGTAATAGTCAGCTCAAAATGCGTAAATATATGCACAAATGGCGACAACGTTTGCTGACTACCCGATAATCCTTGTTGTGCCAAAAAAGTTTCCAGCTCTGTTAATTCACTGAATTCAAAAAAACCAAACAAACCACCCCAAATGCCGCTACTTGGGCGCTTCTCCATGAGTACTTTATCATCAGCCCGCACTATCAGATGATATGTAGCTTTCTTCGGCTTGGCTTTTTTCGGCTTAGAATTAGGAAACTCTTTCACTCTGCCCTGTTGATACGCCTGACAACGACTGACTAAAGGGCATGCCTCACAGTCAAAGTTACTACGGCTACACAGACTCGCTCCTAAATCCATCATCGCCTGGTTATATTCTGAAACACGATCTTTCGGTGTCAGTGCATCGGTTAGGGCCCATAAATGGTTTTCGACCTTTTTGACGCCGTACCAGCCTTCCACCATGAAAAAACGTGCCAATACACGTTTTACATTGCCATCCAGAATGGGGTGTGCCTGACCCAAAGACAAAGAGAGTACAGCCCCGGCTGTTGAACGGCCAATTCCAGGTAAGGCCATCACCGCTTCTAATGTTTGCGGAAACTTGCCCTGATATTCATCGCGGACTATTTTGGCCGTTTTATGTAAGTTTCGCGCGCGTGCGTAATACCCAAGTCCCGTCCAGTGATGTAACACCTCATCTTCCGGCGCATCGGCCAGATCTATGATGGTTGGGAAACGCGCCATAAAACGCTCGAAATATGGGATCACGGTAACCACCTGAGTTTGCTGCAACATCACCTCAGATACCCAGACCTTATACGGGGTCTTCTCAAGCTGCCAGGGCAAGGTTTTACGCCCATGTAACTGGTACCAATCGACAACCTGTTTGGCAAACCATTGGGCCTGCTCATTATTTACTGTCATTGCTAGACTCTGCTTTTACTTGCTAATACACGCGCCAGTGTATGAAGCTTTTTTCAAAGGTCAAGCTCTTGTACTTGGCGCTGTGAATAGCGATAATGTGCGCCCATTTTTTACACCGAAGATGAAGACCATGAACGAATCGAGTAAAACCGCTCTGGAACAAGCCGAACAGGAAGGCAAATACATTCGCAAAGTACGCAGCTTTGTAAAACGCGAAGGCCGCCTGACCAAAGGGCAAGCTGCCGCCATTGAAAAATGCTGGGCAACGATGGGCCTGGAGCATGCTCAGGGTCGCCTGGACTTTACCGAGGTGTTTGGCAACGACAATGATGTCGTCGTTGAGATTGGCTTTGGTATGGGTAAATCGCTGGTAGCAATGGCTAAAAATGCGCCTGAACAAAACTTTATTGGCATTGAAGTACATCGCCCGGGTGTGGGTGCCTGTCTAATGGAAGCGGATGAACAAGGTGTCACTAACTTGCGCGTATTTGAGCACGATGCCGTTGAGGTACTGGCAGATTGCATCCCGGACGCCAGCCTGGCCAAGCTGCAGCTATTCTTCCCGGACCCATGGCATAAAAAACGTCACCATAAACGTCGCATCGTGCAGGCCGAGTTTGTCGAGAAACTGCGCACTAAACTACGAATTGGTGGTGTATTCCACATGGCAACCGACTGGGAAAACTATGCAGAGCACATGCTCGAAGTCATGCAGGCCGCACCAGGATTTGCAAACCAGTCTGACAACAATGATTATGTGCCACGTCCTGACTTCCGCCCACTAACCAAGTTTGAACAACGCGGCCATCGTCTCGGTCATGGTGTTTGGGATCTGATGTTCGAACGTACAGCCTGATCTGTCATTGCTTTTCGGGGCAACCTGCCCCGCCTTTTCTGGATCTCAGATGCAAAAATTAACCAACCCCAGTTTATTACTCCTGCGCAATGAAGAAGAACTGACAGGCCAGCAAATCTTGGTGATCAATCACCAACGCGATGGCTTTTTGTCAGAACTAAAGCAATTGAATCCGCAGGCAAATATCAGCGCATTCAGTTATGACTTTGCCGCTCATCAGATTGCCGACAAGGTAACTGATATTACCAGTTATGTGTCACATAGCCTGCCCGCACTCGACAATATTGACCTGGTCATTTATTACTATCCGAAATCTAAACCAGAAGCACAGATGATGTTCGACAATATTCGTGCTTTATGCTCTGAGCAAACTCGCTTACTGGTAGTCGGAGAAAACAAAGGCGGCGTTAAATCTGCTGAAAAGCAGCTGCAGGACAAATGTGAGGCGCATTACAAGCTGGACAGCGCTAAACATTGCATTTTATATGAGTTTGCCCAGTTGCAACCGTTGGCGCAATTTGACATTGCCAGCTATCAGCACACATTTAGCATTAACGTTGCCGGGCAGCAGTTTGATGCTGTCAGTGTTCCGGGCGTGTTTAATCATGGCAAGTTGGATGTCGGTACTAAGTTATTGTTGGAGCATCTTGAACTGCCCGCCAAGGGATGTATGCTCGACTTTGGATGTGGTGCCGGGATCATCGCCACTTTTGTGCTTAATCAGTCACCTAAAGTGCGCTTCAGCTGCCTGGATGTGAATGCGCTGGCCCTTTATGCCTGTGAACAAACTTTGCACTTGAATGGCCATGAGGCTGAACTGGTGCTCAGTGACGGCCTAAGACAATTGCAGGGTCGTTTTGATGCCATTATCAGTAACCCGCCTTTTCACACGGGTATTAAAACTGACTATGATATTGCCGAAGGGTTTATCAAAGGTGTGGCCGATCACATGGGTAAAGGATCACAACTACACATTGTTGCGAATAGCTTTCTGAAGTACCCTCCACTCATTGAAGCACGCTTTGGACAGTGCAATACACTGGCCAAAAATACCAAATTTGCCGTTTATCAGGCCCGCAAAAATTAAGTGTCGGCCAGTTCAATATCACTATGAACTGGCCATATTTATCTTGTTGCGCCTGCCTGCACCGACTGTTAAACCGCCGCTGGCCAGCAAAGTGCTGAATCGTTTCGTAAAATGTGAGCTTTTTTGTGTTCTATACTGCTAAACTAAAGTGAGTGAATAGCAGGCAAGCGGGATTTGTGGTCTCCCAATGGGTAAATACGCAACAAAAACAAGTATAAGAAAAGTGCTGATCAGTGCCGTCATGCTAGTAACGGCGCTGTCTTTGTCCCTGTCTATCTCAATTTCAACCTATCTCGATGTTAAAAAGCAAAAGCAGCTGATCATTAATAAGCTGGAAATGATCGCCGAGATCATTGCATTTAACGCTCAGGTAACGCTGATTTTTGACGACAGAAAAACGGAAGAAAAGCGGCTCAAATCATTTGATAAAGTCGAACTGGTGAAAAACATCCACATCTATGCCATCGATGACGTCACTAATCGGCCCGTCTTTTTCACCAGCTACAATGCCAGTAAAACACCACCCGTGCCGCTCAAGGTCAATCAGATAGAGGAACTCCGAACCCCAAAAATTTCCGAAGACTATATCGAACTGATTTTGCCCGTTGAATATGAAGGTAACATTGAAGGTTACGTATACCTGCGCGGTGGGCTTGAGCATCTGGCCGAATACATCAACCGAAAAATACTGGTCGATATCGCTCTGACTCTGTTTGTACTGGTACTGGTGATGTTTGTTGCCCGAGGGATCCAAAAGCGGATTGCCAGCCCGATAGAATCATTATCTGTGCTATTGCAGGACGTTTCAAAGAATCATAACTATGCCACCCGGGCGGAGAAAAGCGACATAGAGGAAATTAATATCCTCGCGAACAACCTCAATATCATGCTGACCCGGACGCAAAATCAACTTGAGCGCCATCAGGCAGACAAGCTGGAAATAAAACAGCTCAACCAGAGCCTGGAAGAGAAAGTCAATCAACGAACCATCGCACTCAGAGAAGCAAACCAGGAATTGCTCAATACGCTCGAACGTATGCACCAGTATCAGAACCAGATAGTTGAAAATGAAAAGATGGCATCACTAGGTCAGATGGTCGCTGGGGTAGCGCATGAGGTTAATACGCCTATTGGGCTGGGCGTCACAGGATCGACATTATTACGCGATAAACTCAGTGATATTGAAGTAGCCTTCCAGCAAAAAACGCTCACCTCTAAACAACTGGAACGATTCATCAAAGAAGGGATTGAGAATCTGGATCTCATTTATCGTAACCTCAATCGGGCTGCAGATTTGATCTCCAGTTTTAAGAAAGTCGCGGTCAGTCAGGATATAGAGATCAATTCGGACGTCAATATTACTAAACTACTCAATGCTGTAATGGGTGCAATGCGCACCGAACTGGAGCTCAAAGCGCCACAAATTCACCTGGACTGTCCTGAGGAACTCACCATCAGAAGTAAGTCAGGCTTGCTGCAACAGGTGTTTGAACAATTGTTCTCAAACTCCCTGTTACACGGATTTACCAGCAATGAAAATAACGAAATTGCTATAAAAGTGAACAGAGAAGATCAGCAATTAACGATTGTATACAGCGACAATGGTATCGGCGTGCCAAATGCCATCAAAAAGCGCATATTTGACCCATTTGTTACCACACGCCGGGGAGAAGGTGGTAGTGGTTTGGGCATGCACTTAGTGTATAACCTGGTCACTCAGGCACTGGGTGGGAGCATCACACTGCAGGAAGACTATAAATCAGGTACTCAATTTGTGATCAGTTTGCCTCTGAAAGGAGGTACACAATGAGATTTATGTACCTATTTATTTTTTGCTGTCTTTCACTTTTTTCTACGTTTAGTTATGCGAAATCGCCCGAAGAAATCCGTTCGGCCTTTTTATATCAAATGGCAAAGTTCATTGATTTTCCTGAGCAAAAGAATAAGAAAACGACTCGGTTTTGTTTTTATGACATAAAAAATGGACCAGGTGCTGTTTTATATAGTAACCGTACCTTAAAAATACGTTTGAAGCCGATTGAAATAATAGAAGTAAAAAAGTCTGACTCTCTGCGGGAACTTTCCCAAAGATGTGATATCACATACATTGATGAAACATTGGAAGATGATATACTGCCCGCTTGGACCGATACAATGGCCCTAAGTATGGTAACTGTGGGCGAAAGTATCGAATTTTTGGAAGGGGGTGGGATTGCGTCCTTGGTCCAGGAAG
This genomic interval carries:
- a CDS encoding methyltransferase translates to MQKLTNPSLLLLRNEEELTGQQILVINHQRDGFLSELKQLNPQANISAFSYDFAAHQIADKVTDITSYVSHSLPALDNIDLVIYYYPKSKPEAQMMFDNIRALCSEQTRLLVVGENKGGVKSAEKQLQDKCEAHYKLDSAKHCILYEFAQLQPLAQFDIASYQHTFSINVAGQQFDAVSVPGVFNHGKLDVGTKLLLEHLELPAKGCMLDFGCGAGIIATFVLNQSPKVRFSCLDVNALALYACEQTLHLNGHEAELVLSDGLRQLQGRFDAIISNPPFHTGIKTDYDIAEGFIKGVADHMGKGSQLHIVANSFLKYPPLIEARFGQCNTLAKNTKFAVYQARKN
- a CDS encoding ATP-binding protein; the encoded protein is MGKYATKTSIRKVLISAVMLVTALSLSLSISISTYLDVKKQKQLIINKLEMIAEIIAFNAQVTLIFDDRKTEEKRLKSFDKVELVKNIHIYAIDDVTNRPVFFTSYNASKTPPVPLKVNQIEELRTPKISEDYIELILPVEYEGNIEGYVYLRGGLEHLAEYINRKILVDIALTLFVLVLVMFVARGIQKRIASPIESLSVLLQDVSKNHNYATRAEKSDIEEINILANNLNIMLTRTQNQLERHQADKLEIKQLNQSLEEKVNQRTIALREANQELLNTLERMHQYQNQIVENEKMASLGQMVAGVAHEVNTPIGLGVTGSTLLRDKLSDIEVAFQQKTLTSKQLERFIKEGIENLDLIYRNLNRAADLISSFKKVAVSQDIEINSDVNITKLLNAVMGAMRTELELKAPQIHLDCPEELTIRSKSGLLQQVFEQLFSNSLLHGFTSNENNEIAIKVNREDQQLTIVYSDNGIGVPNAIKKRIFDPFVTTRRGEGGSGLGMHLVYNLVTQALGGSITLQEDYKSGTQFVISLPLKGGTQ
- a CDS encoding YfiR family protein gives rise to the protein MRFMYLFIFCCLSLFSTFSYAKSPEEIRSAFLYQMAKFIDFPEQKNKKTTRFCFYDIKNGPGAVLYSNRTLKIRLKPIEIIEVKKSDSLRELSQRCDITYIDETLEDDILPAWTDTMALSMVTVGESIEFLEGGGIASLVQEGSKIRLYINKQEVTQHNFKVLSRLLAVSKFYPN